The nucleotide window GCGGCGCGCCCGCGCCGAGTTCCTGCGCGCGGCCCGTGCGCACTGCGCCCGCTATCACGCCCCCGGCGGACCGGTGCGCGCCCGCGCCCGGATGCGGTACGCGCTGCTGCGTCTCGGCAGCCACCGCACGCTGCGCGCCCTGTGGGCCGGGGCGCGGCTGGGCCGGGGTCTCGGGCGGGTGGCGGCTGGCCTGGCCCGGCTGCTCCGGGGCGGCGGTCTGCGGCTCCACTACCGCCTCCAGCGGCTGCTGCCGGTGCGCGCCGACCGGGCGGTGTTCGCCGCGTACGACGGGCGGGGGTACGAGTGCAGCCCGGCCGCGCTGGAGAACGCGTTCCGTACGTACGCGCCGGGCATCCGCACGTTCTGGGCCGCGCGGCCCGAGCACCACCACACCCTGCCGGTGGCGACACGGCGGGTGACGCCCGGTTCGATGGCGTACTTCACGGCGCTGGCCCGCGCCAAGTACCTCGTCAGCAACACCGACTTCGATCCCCGCCTCGTCAAGCGCACCGGCCAGGTGCTGCTCCAGACGCGGCACGGCACTCCGCTCAAGCGCATGGGCCTGGACCTGAAGGACCGGCCGGCGGCCGCGCGCGGCACGGACTTCGAGGCGTTGCTGCGCGGCAGCGACCAGTGGGACTTCGTGCTGTCCGGCAACCGGCACTCCACGCTGGTCTGGGAGCGGGTGTACCCGTCGCCGTACACGACCCTCGAGTACGGTTCGCCGCGCAACGACGTGTTCGTGCGGGCGACGTCGACGGACGTGGCCCGGCTGCGCGAGCAGCTCGGCGTGCCCGAGGGCTCGGTGGCCCTGCTGTACGCCCCCACGCACCGTGACTACCGGCACTCCCAGCGCGCCCATCTGGACCTGGAGCGGATCCTGCGCCAGCTGGGCCCGCGGTTCGTGATCCTGGCGCGGGCCCATCATGTGTACGACTCGCCGCTGACGGAGTCGGCCCACGGGCGGCTGGTGGATGTGACGGGTCACCCGAGCGTCGAGAACCTGTGTCTTGCCTCCGACGCGCTGATCACCGACTACTCGTCCCTGATGTTCGACTACGCCAACCTCGACCGGCCGATCGTCATCCACAACGAGGACTGGGAGGCGTACGAGGCGGCGCGGGGGACGTACTTCGATCTGCGGTCGTTCCCGCCGGGAGCGGTGGCCCGCAACGAGGACGAGCTGATCGACATCTTCGCGACGGGGCATTGGCGGGGGTCGCGGTCGGCGCAGTTGCGGGCGGCGTTTCGGGAGCGGTTCTGTCCGTACGACGACGGGTTGGCGGCTGAGCGGGTGGTACGGCGGGTGGTGCTGGGGGAGCTGAGGGTGCCTTCGTTCGTGCCGCTGTCCGACCGGCATCCTGTGCCGTCGGCTGCCGCCGGGCGGCCGGGGGGTGGGCTGGCGACCGTGCCGGGGCAGTCGCCGCCCGCGTGGGCGCGTGACGCCTTGCGCCCGTAGCGGCTTCCGGCCCGCATTTTTCTCGCCCCCGCCGCCCCTACCCGTCCCATCCCCAGGGGCGCTGCCCCTTCGACCCCGTCATGCGTGAGAGCTCGGGGCAGTCGTGCGTCGGCGGGCGCGGGTTCGTCGTGGTTGCTCGCGCAGTTCCCCGCGCCCTTGAAGAGCCCGGGGCGCCCCCACCGACCCGCAGTCGAACAACAGACCAAGCCACCCCAAAGGACAGAATGCCCCGCTTCAGTGTCATCGTCCCCACCCACCGCGTCGAAGCCCACCTCCCGCTCGCCCTGGACTCGATCCTCACCCAGTCCTTCGGCGACTTCGAACTGATCCCGGTCCACGACGCCCCCGACTCCCCCGCGGGCACACTCACCACCGCCTACGCCGACCGCGACACCCGCGTCTCCCCCGTCCAGTCACCCCCCTCCGGCGGCCTGGGCGCCGCCCGCAACACCGGTATCGCCGCCGCCACCGGCACCTATCTCCTCTTCCTCGACGGCGACGACACCCTCACCCCGGGCGCCCTCGCCGAGCTGGACGCCCGGCTCCGCCAGACCCCCGGCGTCGACGTGCTCCGGTTCGCGCACGAGCGCGCCCACTGGTGGGAGGGCGGCACCACGGTCCCCCACCCCACCGGCGTCCACCTCCCGGCCTGGAGCGCCGCCTACCGCCGCGACTTCGTCGCCGAGCACCGCCTGGCCTTCCCCAGCGGCCACTTCACCGACCTCGGCTGGAACGGCCTGGTCACCCTCGCCGCCGACAGCGCCGCGGAGCTGCGCTCGGTCTGCGTACGGCATCTGGTGCGACGGCAGGGCAGCCGGCTGGCCGCCCCCGGCCCGCATCAGCTCGAACTCCTCGACCAGGTCGAGCTGGTGCTCGCCCGGGCGACCGCCGAGCAAGGGCTGTCGCCGACCCTGTTCGAGCAGCTCTTCGCCATGGTGCTGCGCACCGCCGCCCGCCCCGAGCGGCTGCCCGCCCGCGCCCGCCGCGCCTACTTCCGCCGCGCCTGCCACCTCTACCGGACCTACCGCCCGGCCGGCTTTAAACCGCCCGTCGGCAGCGTCGGCGTCCAGCACCGCGTCCTCGCGACCGGCTCGTACGCCGCGTTCCGGGCCCTGCGCGGCGTCAAACAGGCCGCGACGACAGCCATGGCGGCCGTGCCCAGGCCCCGCGCGCCCCTCACACGCGCCCTCTACGCCGCCCGGCGCCGCCTCCCCCTCGACAACAACCTCGCCGTGTACTGCGCGTACTGGGGCCGCGGCCACACCTGCAACCCGGCCGCCGTCCACGCCAAGGCCCGCGAACTCGCCCCCCACATCCGGGGCGTCTGGCTCGTCGAACCGGAGGCCGTGGGCGAGCTGCCGCCCGGCATCGACCACGCCGTCATCGGCTCCCGGCGGTACTGGGAGGTCCTGGCCAGCGCCAAGTACCTCGTCAACAACGCCAACTTCGCCGACGCCGTCGTCAAGCGCCCCGGCAGCGTCCACCTGCAGACCCAGCACGGCACCCCGCTGAAGACCATGGGCGTCGACCAGTCCCCGTACCCGGTGGTGGCCGCCGCGTCCGGCAGCTTCACCGGGCTGCTGAAGCGCGTCGACCGCTGGGACTTCAACCTCTCCGCCAACCGGCACTCGACGGAAACCTGGGAGCGGGCGTTCCCCGGCTCGTACGAGCAGCTCGAGTACGGCTATCCGCGCAACGACGTCTACTACACGGCCACGGCGGAGGACGTGACGCGAATCCGGCGCGAGCTGGGCATCCCCGACGGCAGGACCGCCCTGCTCTACGCCCCGACCCACCGCGACCACGCCGGCGGCTTCGACGCCCGCCTCGATCTGGAGGCCTTCTGCGACGCGCTGGACGACGACTTCGTGGTGCTGCTGCGCGCCCACTACTTCTACGACCGGGGCGGCAGACCGAAGAGCGACAGCCGCGTCATCGACGTCACCCGGCATCGCTCCACCGAGGACCTCTGCCTCGCCGCCGACGCCCTGATCACCGACTACTCCTCCATCATGTTCGACTACGCCAACCTCGACCGGCCGATCGTCGTCCTCGCCGACGACTGGGACGTCTACCGGGAGACCCGGGGCGTCACCTTCGACCTGCCGTCCGCGCCGCCCGGTCATGTGGCCCGTACCGAACGGGAGTTGACGGACCTGCTCCGCGACGGCTCGTACGACGACCTGGAGGCCGACGCGCTGCGGGCCGCGTTCCGGGAGCGGTTCTGCCAGTTCGACGACGGGCGGGCCGCCGAGCGGGTCGTACGACGGGTGTTCCTCGGGCAGTCGCCCGAGGCGTTGCCGCCCGTCGTCCCGCTCGCCGAGCGCACCCCGGCGCCCCGGCCCACCGCGACCCTCGTAAGGAGCTGACGGACGTGCCCCGCTTCACTGTCATCGTCCCCGTCTTCAAGGTCCGGGGTTTTCTGCGCGAGTGCCTCGACTCGGTGCTGGAGCAGTCGTACCGCGATCTGGAAGTGATCGCCGTCGACGACTGCTCCCCGGACGGCAGCGGCGAGATCCTCGACGCGTACGCCGCCCGCGACCCGCGCGTCCGCGTGCTGCACCTGCCGCAGAACGTGGGCCTCGGCCGCGCCCGCAACGCCGGGATCCCGTACGCCAGCGGGGACTTCCTGCTCTTCCTCGACAGCGACGACACCCTCACGCCGGGCGCCCTGCGCGCGCTCGCCGACCGGCTGGACGAGACGGACGACCCGGATGTGCTGGTCTTCGACTACGCCCGTACGTACTGGTGGGGCGGGACCCGGCGCAACGCCCTCGCGCATCTGCTCACGGAGGCCGGGGACGGTACCTTCACCGTCGCCGAGCGGCCGGGCGTCCTCGAACTGCTGATGGTCGTGTGGAACAAGGCCTACCGGCGGGAGTTCGTCGAGACGCACGGCTTCCGCTTCCCGCCGGGCTACTACGAGGACACGCCGTGGACGTTCCCGGTGCTGTTCAGCGCCGAGCGGGTCGCCACGCTGGACCGGATCTGTGTGGCGTACCGGCAGCGGCGGCAGGGGAACATCCTGTCCACCACCAGCCGTAAGCACTTCGACGTGCACGACCAGTACGAGCGGGTCTTCACGTTTCTCGACTCGCGGCCGGAGCTCGCGCGTTGGCGGCCGTATGTGCGGCACAAGATGAGCGAGCACTGCCTGGACATCCTGGCCAAGCCCGGTCGGGTGCCGGGGACGGACAAGGCGGAGTTCTTCCGGCGGACGGCGGGGCTGTTCCGGAAGTACCGGCCCGCCCCGGAGGTACCTGTGGCGCCCGAATTCCGTGTCCTGGAAGGCGGTTGGGCCGCCTATCGGTTCCGGCAGCGGGCCTCCGGGGGGCGGGCCGCGCTCGGGGCGGGTGCGGAGCGGGTGCGGGCCGCCGGGGCCGCGCGGGCCGGGCGTGGGCTGTCCTTCGTGCACGAGCGGCTGCCGCTCGACCCGGGTCTCGCCCTGTACTCGGCGTTCTCGCATCGCGGGGTGCTCGGGGACCCGGCGGCCGTGTACCAGGCCGCGCGGGATCTCGCGCCGCACATCCGGGGCGTGTGGGTGGTGCGGCCGGAGCGGGTGGCGGCGCTGCCGCCGGGGGTGGAGCATGTGACGCCGGGGTCGCCGGAGTATCTGCGGCTGGCAGCACGGGCGACGTACTTCGTCAACAACGTCAACTGGCCGGGTGCCCTCACCAAGCGGCCGGGCAGCGTGCACATCCACACCCACCAGGGCACCCCGCTCAAGTACATGGCCGCCGATCTGCTGCGCAAGCCCGGCGCCCGGCACGGGATCGACGTGCCGAGGATGCTGCGCCGGGCCGACCGCTGGGACCACAGCCTCGTCGCCAACCGCCACTCCGAGCTGGTGTGGAGCCGCGCGTACCCGTGCGACTTCGCCTCCGCGCGGACGGGCTCCCCGCGCAACGACGTCCTCGTCAACGCCAAGCCGGACAGCGGCGCCGCGATCCGGGAACGGCTCGGCATCCCGGCGGGGCACACGGTCGTGCTGTACGCGCCCACGCCCCGCGACTACCGGCGCGGCGGGTACGTCGAGCGGTTCGACCTGGCCCGGTTCGCCGAGGACCTGGGGCGGAGTCTGGGCGAGGGCCACACCCTCGCCGTACGGCTGCATCCGTCGCTCGCGGACGGGCCGGCGCGCGGGTTCGGGCTGGCCGAGCTGCATCGGCGGGGTGTGGTGCTGGACGTGACGGACGAGCCGCATGTCGAGGAGGTGATGCTCGCCTCGGACGTGCTGGTCACCGACTACTCGGCCCTGATGTTCGACTACGCCAACCTCGACCGGCCGATCGTCGTCCACGCCGACGACTGGGACGTCTTCACCGCGAGCCGGGGCGCGTACTTCGACGTCACCGCCGACGCGCCCGGCCATGTCTCGCGCTCCTACCGGGAGCTGGCCTGGCTGTTCGCCTCCGGGCAGTGGCGGGACACGGAGTCGGCGCGGCTGCGGGCCGCGTTCCGGGAGCGGTACTGCGAGTTCGACGACGGGCTGGCGGCGGAGCGGGTGGTGCGGACCCTGATGCTGAGGGAGCCGGCCGCTGTCGCGGGGGCGCGTGCGCCGGCGCTCGTCTCGTCATGAGCGCCCGTACCGTCGTCGTGCGGGCGCGTACGTGGGTCCTGCTGTTCGCGGGTGTCTTCGCGCTGCTCCAGCTCGCGGGCGTCAC belongs to Streptomyces graminofaciens and includes:
- a CDS encoding bifunctional glycosyltransferase/CDP-glycerol:glycerophosphate glycerophosphotransferase, which translates into the protein MSPLPRFSVIVPAYKVQAYLHECLDSVLSQPFTDLELIVVDDASPDGCGAIADEVAARDSRVRAVHLSRNAGPGPARNAGMEHATGDYLLFLDGDDTFAPGALQAIADRVKESGEPDVLVHDFARTSWSGDTVRDEHDRRLTEQGPAPFSLDDRPGLLTLRPVAWNKAYRREFVERHAFRFPSGVYEDVPWTYPVLLTAESLATLDRVCVHHRARRHGSLLEATGMADRRHFDVFEQYDRLFTHIEDHPRLAHWRPLLFRRMVDHLASVCTRGGARLPRRARAEFLRAARAHCARYHAPGGPVRARARMRYALLRLGSHRTLRALWAGARLGRGLGRVAAGLARLLRGGGLRLHYRLQRLLPVRADRAVFAAYDGRGYECSPAALENAFRTYAPGIRTFWAARPEHHHTLPVATRRVTPGSMAYFTALARAKYLVSNTDFDPRLVKRTGQVLLQTRHGTPLKRMGLDLKDRPAAARGTDFEALLRGSDQWDFVLSGNRHSTLVWERVYPSPYTTLEYGSPRNDVFVRATSTDVARLREQLGVPEGSVALLYAPTHRDYRHSQRAHLDLERILRQLGPRFVILARAHHVYDSPLTESAHGRLVDVTGHPSVENLCLASDALITDYSSLMFDYANLDRPIVIHNEDWEAYEAARGTYFDLRSFPPGAVARNEDELIDIFATGHWRGSRSAQLRAAFRERFCPYDDGLAAERVVRRVVLGELRVPSFVPLSDRHPVPSAAAGRPGGGLATVPGQSPPAWARDALRP
- a CDS encoding bifunctional glycosyltransferase/CDP-glycerol:glycerophosphate glycerophosphotransferase produces the protein MPRFTVIVPVFKVRGFLRECLDSVLEQSYRDLEVIAVDDCSPDGSGEILDAYAARDPRVRVLHLPQNVGLGRARNAGIPYASGDFLLFLDSDDTLTPGALRALADRLDETDDPDVLVFDYARTYWWGGTRRNALAHLLTEAGDGTFTVAERPGVLELLMVVWNKAYRREFVETHGFRFPPGYYEDTPWTFPVLFSAERVATLDRICVAYRQRRQGNILSTTSRKHFDVHDQYERVFTFLDSRPELARWRPYVRHKMSEHCLDILAKPGRVPGTDKAEFFRRTAGLFRKYRPAPEVPVAPEFRVLEGGWAAYRFRQRASGGRAALGAGAERVRAAGAARAGRGLSFVHERLPLDPGLALYSAFSHRGVLGDPAAVYQAARDLAPHIRGVWVVRPERVAALPPGVEHVTPGSPEYLRLAARATYFVNNVNWPGALTKRPGSVHIHTHQGTPLKYMAADLLRKPGARHGIDVPRMLRRADRWDHSLVANRHSELVWSRAYPCDFASARTGSPRNDVLVNAKPDSGAAIRERLGIPAGHTVVLYAPTPRDYRRGGYVERFDLARFAEDLGRSLGEGHTLAVRLHPSLADGPARGFGLAELHRRGVVLDVTDEPHVEEVMLASDVLVTDYSALMFDYANLDRPIVVHADDWDVFTASRGAYFDVTADAPGHVSRSYRELAWLFASGQWRDTESARLRAAFRERYCEFDDGLAAERVVRTLMLREPAAVAGARAPALVSS
- a CDS encoding bifunctional glycosyltransferase/CDP-glycerol:glycerophosphate glycerophosphotransferase, which codes for MPRFSVIVPTHRVEAHLPLALDSILTQSFGDFELIPVHDAPDSPAGTLTTAYADRDTRVSPVQSPPSGGLGAARNTGIAAATGTYLLFLDGDDTLTPGALAELDARLRQTPGVDVLRFAHERAHWWEGGTTVPHPTGVHLPAWSAAYRRDFVAEHRLAFPSGHFTDLGWNGLVTLAADSAAELRSVCVRHLVRRQGSRLAAPGPHQLELLDQVELVLARATAEQGLSPTLFEQLFAMVLRTAARPERLPARARRAYFRRACHLYRTYRPAGFKPPVGSVGVQHRVLATGSYAAFRALRGVKQAATTAMAAVPRPRAPLTRALYAARRRLPLDNNLAVYCAYWGRGHTCNPAAVHAKARELAPHIRGVWLVEPEAVGELPPGIDHAVIGSRRYWEVLASAKYLVNNANFADAVVKRPGSVHLQTQHGTPLKTMGVDQSPYPVVAAASGSFTGLLKRVDRWDFNLSANRHSTETWERAFPGSYEQLEYGYPRNDVYYTATAEDVTRIRRELGIPDGRTALLYAPTHRDHAGGFDARLDLEAFCDALDDDFVVLLRAHYFYDRGGRPKSDSRVIDVTRHRSTEDLCLAADALITDYSSIMFDYANLDRPIVVLADDWDVYRETRGVTFDLPSAPPGHVARTERELTDLLRDGSYDDLEADALRAAFRERFCQFDDGRAAERVVRRVFLGQSPEALPPVVPLAERTPAPRPTATLVRS